The sequence below is a genomic window from Mugil cephalus isolate CIBA_MC_2020 chromosome 14, CIBA_Mcephalus_1.1, whole genome shotgun sequence.
atcatctctttctttttttttttaccctgtaAGGCGTCATCCTGCCACCAGTCAGGCTCAAAACTGGAAACCTGTGACGGAGTGAATTACGCACGAGTCGATTCCATCAATTGACAGCAAGTGAATTGCACTTGGGGTCAGTGCATTCAGAGAGCAATGCTGTATTGCTTTATTCCCTGACGTTCAGTCGGAGCTGGTGACGGTCGTCAAGCACgaacaacaacatgaacagctgtcaaaaaaaaaaaaaaaaaaaaagtaaaagaggcTGGTTTTAACTCTGACGGAGCCTAAAAGTTAAATCTTGGTTACCGGACAAGTGTAAAATTGGAGATTTAAAGTTATAATCCTTAAGATTTCTATGATctcttatatattttatatggtCTAAGTGTTATCAGTAAACCATTATTTGGTTCACCCGTGCAATTTTCCACCAAATTCACTATAAACTCAAGTATTAATATCAGAGAGGACTGGTGGTGGAGCTTCAGATCAATTTATGCATTTATGAGGGATTCACAGGAAATGATGCATCTGTGTAATGTACAATAATGCACTTTTATCACACTGATATCAGCCTGTTTACTCCTCCGATGCTGAATCAGTGGCGTGTTAAATTACTCCTAATGCAACGTTTCCTCCAGGGGAAAAACCACGTAGGCGGTCTTATCGTAAACAGTTACACAACTGCCTTTCTCTTTGACTTTCTGTGACCTGTATGAATAATGATCACGTCATTTCCTGTCATTTCTTGACACTGAAGCTGACTGTAGTTAGTTTGATTCATGTTTTAGGTTATTTGTCCAGCtgcagattaaaaagaaaagctgctaAATGTAGCCAGTAAGTcatcaattaaattaaatcttcaGGATTATAACTCAAACTGGCCTCTGCGACGTTATCgctgctctctgtgtctcaaACTGTCCTGATACCCGATTTGTTCTCGCGTCCTTTGTGTTGCCAGATAAATCGGGGGTTTACTACAATCGACACAAAACAACCGAGACCTGAACAAATCCACCTGTctggcatcaaaaaaaaaaaaaggatgaaacaaACTCAAAATGTCATTAAggcaaataaatagaaatagaaaaagaaaagcactgtTCGCTAATGCACTGTTCTAAGGCAAATCTGAAAAATACTACTGCAACAATACGGCAAAAAAAACGAAGCGTAGCACGTGACAGGGTTTAGAGGAAGACAACGGCAGGCGTCCGTATTGGCACCGGAAAGCTGTGCCGCTTTTTGTGCGACGTTAAGTCTTGGAAGtacagaaatgatcagacatACTGCAGGAATTTTCTCTCCAGTGATGGCAGAGctcagtctctgtgtgtgtttgtgtgtgtgtgtagtatttGCCAACTCTTGTTAAGTGCTTCTTGTCGAGTTGTCGAGATTGTTCCACAGCTACACGTAGGTAATCTCGCGCAGCACCaagagaggaaaatgaaaataagattacaacatttaaaaaaaaaaaagaaagaaagaagagaaacaactTTACATGAAAACACCCTGAAATATCAAGAATTCAGAAAGGAATTAGGAGGAGTGGTAAAGAGGAGTTCCTGATCCACAGTGGGATTGATCAGTCTGTGTTCGCAGCTGCAGAGTTCAGCTTAGTTTCCAGCTTTCGCTCACACGATGTACTGGTACTTGTCGGCCTTGCCGTGCTCGGGCGTCGCGAAGGGGCTCAGCCAGGCTATAGAGAACGGGTGGCCGAACACCACCTTCATATTCATCCATTTAGACTTCTTGGCccatcttctctcctccttcttcagctgttCAATACCCTGCAACAAAGGAGAGTCGATGGGCTGCGTCAGCTGGGAGCACATAGCTgcctttaaatattaatgtgccaacaacaacaacaacaacgggataaaaaaaaaaaagattaatgcTTTGAATTCTTTAGTTTTCTTCTCACGGGTCTTAATCTGTGACTCATTTCCTGATGTTCAGTATGAGctctacacacaaacaaacaatatgtaCACTGACAGGGTCGATAGCTGCAGGCCCCATTAGACTGAAATTGACTGAAATAGATGATCTTTGTAGTGAACGTTATAACACGGTGAGTCATGGCCGTGGGTGGTTTGAGCAGAAAGCGCACTAATCTCATCCCACCTGGGGGACTGTAAGTGAATTACCTGCTCCTACTTATATCTGTGCTCTGATTAGGTGAACAATAGCAAGCGCCATCTGAGAGCCGTCATCCTTCAtcattacaattttattttgggaaatcctttagtatttaaaaaaaaaaaaaggaatccaatttcacgttttttttttccatttaaaagcaCTGATTGTAGATGAAGTTGGAAGTTCATTTATATCAACCACTGGATTCCTCAACGTGGTTAGTCTCTGATAGacggtttatgcttctgtgtcaatttgacgTCATAGCTATGGCAACAGAGAGCGCAAGAGCTGTCACGTcttgcgtttccattacccctagaaatgcacgAAACCGAAATAtcgcaattaaaaaaagaaaaaaaggaaacggaAACGCCTACGTTTCTAAAAACCTTTCAAATATCTAATGCTAAAACACTTTCACGCTCTCTAGATATAAAAGattattgcaaaagtgcaatggaaacacttttttcaatTCCCTGTCACCGCAGATGAAGGAGTTTGAagttcatcttcctcaaagtgaagtatCGCATGACGacagttacagctcattcacaaaacacctttcaatcgacctgggattttatcggctcagcTTCAATGTCAACATTAATGCCGCATCGACCCCCTAATTTACATttatgacgttgatgtacccgCCTCTCactttctgattttgtcactggacaaCCTggcagactgtgtcattgtagaagcaaCGTTCTGCtttactcccataagagaccgatctcttTTGTCCactttcaatcaaacaaatcgctaatggaagcgcataggtgaattagccctatgaATCATGATATGAACTGCACACCCGCAGTTGCATTTATATACAGCTTCTATAGCGATATGGCATTTATCAACCATGGCAACGCACTGGCAAAACCGTGAAATCTGCGAGCCACTCTGCATctatggagaagaggagatttggcgtaCTTAAATGTGTGATGATGACATTGTCAAAAcgatgagagggaggaaaacacaggaggtcagacccgggactgctgtcgatgtgaaagcacaccaaaggcgggTCGACCAGAATTTGAAAATCCTTCGTCAACTCTgcattttcgatgtgaaagcagTAATAGACTCGACTTTGGTGAAATTTAGGCGTCAGTTTTgttcgccattgttgaaagtgaagcaggaagcagaaacaaaaaataacccgaatggcaaaaaagacacagcacctaCTAGAGTTTTTACAGAACGAGCCAAACCAAAGGAACTGACAAGTATAAATGGTTCACACCTGCTAAGCTACATACGTAGGCTACGGCGTCTCTGCCCCACATAAGTATCATTCCATCAGTTTCCATTCATGCATACAACAATTTGTTGTCCCTAAGCTATGATCTGAATTAGGAAATTCAGCTTTTTGGTTTTCTGCTCCAGCTGCATCACACAACCTACAGACCAATCTGAAACTTCAAAATGTAACCTCCCTGAACGAGATGGTTAAAAAGATAGACGAATTTCAAGACAAACTTCACCATTAAATCATTAATAGCGGTTGCTTGTGTGAtgataaaactaaaatgtcCTTATCCGCACATTTTCCACAAAGCCGTTAGTTATCCAGCATACTTGCTTAGAGGCAATCAGTAGTAGGGGTGGAATGGTTTTCATGCACCTGACTTTCAGTTTTCAGGAGGTGAACAGAGGTGCGACGCTGCGTGTACTCACCGTTTCATCGGAGCAGATGGAGTGGACCTGGGTCCCAAACATGACGGCggtgaagatgaggaagaggagacccTCAAAgctgaggaggatgaggaggatgacgGTTGCTGGTGGAGAGAAGTTACTGCactctggaggaggaagagattatatatttaatagaaGCTACAAAACATTATAAcactaataaaacaaatgtattacaGGTCaaagcaaaaattaaaattaggtgtcacacaaaaagaaacaaacaggaacagggAATACAGCAACCTCTGGTCTCTACACTAAACTAACTGCTATAATACAGGATGATACTCACTTGTCCAGTCTTCTTCAAAGCAGAAAACGAAATGGAAGGCCACCAAGATTAACGCGTGCAAGGATATCAGTGCAATGTACATCTGGAAATAAGCAAACAGCAAAATGCTCATTAGTATAGTCCTCATACATAACTGCAATGGCTCTTATTTTTAAGTCAGACAGTATTAAGTCACTGTTCTCATGCTtatgtaaaatataaacaagATAGCCTGATAGTTAAGACTGCAACACATAATATCTACACAATATTTACTATTAAACCAACAAAATATTGGGCGTTGAAAtctatgaatgaaaaaaaaaaatgattataaaagacagtgtgtgtgagtatttTTTAACTTAAGTGGCTTGTGTGGATTGTAATTGGAAAAGCGGGTGTGTTATTTATCTGCAGAGGTTTGTTTCATCCActtaaaacatgttaaaatagTCTTTTACTTTATGAATCAATAGGTTGGAAAGCAAACTGGAGAGCAGCGTTGCCAAAGCAGCCATTAGGCACGGCTCTAAAGAGTCTTTGTTGACTTCGATGACCCTCAGGAACTGAACACCACCAAAAGAATCAGACAAAACTTTGTGTAACAGTCCAgatacacacccacacacagtatgcaCATCTCTACCCGGGAGAGATTAGCGATTAGCTgcgaatattagcatctggtAGCTCACAGAGTGGCCGCATTTCCACTTCTTCTCGTTAACcattgtggtttttaagagtgttactttTACGTGCCATGAAGCTACTGTGCCTGCGATATAATCCACGCAAATCAACAAGTTTACGCAATCGCCCACATGTGTTGACCTCATTATTCTATATAATAAGATATGATCATGACTTACTGTGAAGAGCACAAAGTATTTCTGGTTGTTCTCTCCGACACAGTTGTTCACCCAGGGGCAGTGGTGGTCCATCTTTTTGATGCAGCGCTTACAGACACTGTGAGGAAACAGACGCACAATGAAGGCAAACAGGAAAAGTGTAAAGAGAGGTGCAccaatatactgtaatatagCGAGTAAGTGACAACACGCAGCCGTAAAAAGATGGGACAC
It includes:
- the zdhhc3b gene encoding palmitoyltransferase ZDHHC3; the encoded protein is MKSPAQRTRDIERQAGYLRPEHCAPPPPRTGADTMWFIRDSCGIVCGIITWFLVFYAEFVVVFVMLLPAKNVVYSLFNGVIFNGLAFLALASHAKAMCTDPGAVPKGNATKEFIESLQLKPGQVVYKCPKCCSIKPDRAHHCSVCKRCIKKMDHHCPWVNNCVGENNQKYFVLFTMYIALISLHALILVAFHFVFCFEEDWTKCSNFSPPATVILLILLSFEGLLFLIFTAVMFGTQVHSICSDETGIEQLKKEERRWAKKSKWMNMKVVFGHPFSIAWLSPFATPEHGKADKYQYIV